In Mycobacterium gallinarum, a single window of DNA contains:
- a CDS encoding esterase family protein: MKFVGKIRGAWVRRLAAVAMAAAVLPALVSAVGGSATAGAFSRPGLPVEYLMVPSAGMGRDIKVQFQNGGPNAPGVYLLDGLRARDDFNGWDIETAAFEWYVDSGLAVIMPVGGQSSFYSDWYSPACGKAGCSTYKWETFLTQELPSYLAANKGVNPNRNAAVGLSMAGSAAMTLAIYYPQQFQYAASLSGFLNLSEGWWPMLVNMSMGDAGGYDADDMWGKTEDPNNAWERNDPMVNIGQLVANGTRIWVFCGNGKPADINGTGIPAGDNFNAEFLEKFTLRTNKTFQENYIAAGGKNGVFNFPESGTHSWEYWGQQLNQMKPDIQRVLGAVPQPSTPVGGAAPAEGATEAQPASAVSGG; encoded by the coding sequence ATGAAGTTCGTTGGCAAGATCCGTGGCGCGTGGGTGCGCCGGCTCGCGGCTGTGGCGATGGCCGCAGCAGTGTTGCCCGCCCTCGTCAGCGCCGTCGGAGGCTCGGCGACTGCGGGCGCTTTCTCTCGTCCGGGTCTGCCGGTCGAGTACCTCATGGTTCCGTCCGCAGGGATGGGCCGTGACATCAAAGTTCAGTTTCAAAACGGTGGGCCGAACGCTCCTGGCGTCTACTTGCTAGACGGCCTTCGCGCCCGCGACGACTTCAACGGCTGGGACATCGAGACTGCTGCCTTCGAGTGGTACGTCGATTCCGGCCTCGCGGTGATCATGCCGGTCGGCGGACAGTCCAGCTTCTACAGCGACTGGTACAGCCCGGCCTGCGGTAAGGCGGGTTGCTCCACCTACAAGTGGGAGACGTTCCTCACCCAGGAGCTGCCCTCCTACCTGGCCGCGAACAAGGGTGTGAATCCGAACCGCAATGCGGCAGTCGGTCTGTCGATGGCCGGTTCGGCCGCGATGACGCTGGCGATCTACTACCCGCAGCAGTTCCAGTACGCGGCTTCGCTTTCTGGCTTCCTGAACCTTTCCGAAGGTTGGTGGCCGATGCTGGTCAACATGTCGATGGGCGACGCGGGCGGTTACGACGCCGACGACATGTGGGGCAAGACCGAAGATCCGAACAATGCGTGGGAGCGCAACGACCCGATGGTCAACATCGGCCAGCTGGTTGCCAACGGCACCCGCATCTGGGTGTTCTGCGGTAACGGCAAGCCCGCCGATATCAACGGCACCGGCATACCGGCCGGCGACAACTTCAACGCGGAGTTCCTCGAGAAGTTCACCCTGCGGACGAACAAGACGTTCCAGGAGAACTACATCGCTGCGGGCGGTAAGAACGGCGTGTTCAACTTCCCGGAGTCCGGTACTCACAGCTGGGAGTACTGGGGTCAGCAGCTCAACCAGATGAAGCCGGACATCCAGCGCGTGCTGGGTGCCGTGCCGCAGCCAAGCACTCCAGTCGGTGGCGCTGCCCCGGCCGAGGGTGCGACTGAGGCTCAGCCGGCGTCGGCTGTATCCGGCGGTTAA
- a CDS encoding alpha/beta hydrolase-fold protein has product MHVVIRTLLTVVLAAGLWGAGTSLAPSAKADVEMLMVPSAAMGRDIPVAFSGGGPHAVVLLDAFNAAPDVSNWVTAGNAMATLGGQGISVAAPAGGAWSMYTNWEQDGSKQWETFLATELPNWLAANKGLAPGGHGIVGASQGGYGAMAMATFHPDRYRFAGSLSGFLAPERTGVDGAITAGLQQFGGVDIRNMWGLPQLGRWKWHSPNVHVQLLSDNNTRLWVYSPTTGGCDVPAMIGYCDIAAGTNKEFYQHYRSVGGKNGHFDFPASGGNDWGAWSGQLAAMSGELVATIK; this is encoded by the coding sequence ATGCATGTCGTGATCCGGACGTTGTTGACCGTGGTGCTGGCTGCCGGCCTCTGGGGTGCCGGCACGTCATTGGCGCCGTCGGCCAAGGCCGACGTCGAAATGCTGATGGTCCCCTCGGCGGCAATGGGCCGCGATATCCCCGTCGCGTTCTCCGGCGGCGGGCCGCACGCCGTCGTCCTGCTCGACGCCTTCAACGCGGCCCCCGACGTCAGCAACTGGGTCACGGCGGGTAACGCGATGGCGACCCTCGGCGGGCAGGGCATCTCGGTCGCCGCACCCGCCGGTGGCGCCTGGAGCATGTACACCAACTGGGAGCAGGACGGCAGCAAGCAGTGGGAGACGTTCCTGGCGACCGAGCTGCCGAACTGGCTGGCCGCCAACAAGGGCCTCGCACCCGGCGGGCACGGCATCGTCGGGGCGTCCCAGGGTGGATACGGCGCGATGGCGATGGCGACGTTCCACCCGGACCGGTACCGCTTCGCGGGATCGCTGTCCGGTTTCCTGGCTCCTGAGCGCACCGGCGTCGACGGCGCCATCACCGCCGGCCTGCAGCAGTTCGGCGGTGTCGACATCCGCAACATGTGGGGCTTGCCACAGCTGGGCCGGTGGAAATGGCATTCACCGAACGTCCACGTGCAGCTGCTTTCGGACAACAACACCCGGCTGTGGGTGTACTCCCCGACGACCGGTGGCTGCGATGTGCCCGCGATGATCGGCTACTGCGATATCGCCGCGGGCACGAACAAGGAGTTCTACCAGCACTATCGTTCGGTCGGCGGTAAGAACGGCCACTTCGACTTCCCGGCCAGCGGCGGCAATGACTGGGGTGCCTGGAGCGGGCAGCTCGCCGCGATGTCTGGCGAACTGGTCGCCACCATCAAATAG
- a CDS encoding DUF732 domain-containing protein, translating to MQLSVRRRVASTGWLATSATTLLVATVPALMTGCSGNDVMATIGMPTSETETAHGDAGAAPPGPQQAGGQSNALVVTAKQREYLDALTAAGVKPSSNLAALSIGSYVCQARAAKQNDHAVWDFVRPVVRGDVDGDGLSSAAPSAADIDTATAEYIRIATERLC from the coding sequence GTGCAGCTTTCGGTACGGCGGCGGGTCGCTTCGACCGGATGGTTGGCAACTTCAGCAACAACACTGCTGGTGGCGACGGTCCCCGCGTTGATGACCGGATGTTCGGGCAACGACGTGATGGCCACCATCGGCATGCCGACCTCCGAAACGGAAACCGCGCACGGTGACGCGGGCGCGGCGCCTCCGGGACCCCAGCAGGCGGGCGGACAGTCCAACGCTCTGGTCGTGACGGCAAAGCAACGCGAATACCTCGATGCGCTCACCGCCGCCGGCGTGAAGCCGTCGAGCAATCTGGCCGCCCTGTCGATCGGGTCCTATGTCTGCCAGGCCAGGGCCGCAAAACAGAATGACCACGCGGTGTGGGACTTCGTGCGGCCGGTGGTGCGCGGCGACGTCGACGGCGACGGGCTATCGTCGGCTGCGCCGTCGGCGGCCGACATCGACACCGCGACCGCCGAGTACATTCGCATCGCGACCGAGCGACTCTGCTAG
- the culp6 gene encoding carboxylesterase Culp6 → MSKTTRRKRHRILGLVAAVAVSLVVVLVVVLVWVWQRSPDTPLPGAQPPTSVPGGIPPTGRKPRPEFQDASCPDVQMISVPGTWESSPQLDPFNPTQFPIALLLNVTNPLRQQFDAGRLEIYTVPYTAQFHNPFAADKQMSYDQSRAEGFDATVRAMTDMNNRCPLTSYVLVGFSQGAVIAGDIASDIGNGRGPVDEDLVLGAVLIADGRRQPGVGQDVGPNAPGQGAEITLDEVPMLGELGLDMTGPRSGGFGMLNNRVFEICAAGDLICSAPESAFNITQLPRTLEVLSGGAGQPIHAMYNTPQFWNLDGASAPQWTLGWAQSVIDNAPRPKHG, encoded by the coding sequence ATGTCCAAGACCACTCGGCGGAAACGTCACCGCATTCTGGGGCTCGTCGCGGCGGTGGCGGTCTCACTCGTGGTGGTACTGGTCGTGGTGCTGGTCTGGGTGTGGCAGCGATCACCTGACACCCCGCTCCCGGGCGCGCAGCCACCCACATCGGTTCCCGGCGGCATTCCGCCGACGGGTAGGAAACCGCGTCCCGAATTCCAGGACGCCAGCTGCCCCGACGTGCAGATGATCTCTGTCCCCGGCACCTGGGAGTCGTCGCCTCAGCTCGACCCGTTCAACCCGACGCAGTTCCCCATCGCGCTGCTCCTCAACGTCACGAATCCGCTGCGTCAGCAGTTCGACGCGGGCCGGCTGGAGATCTACACGGTTCCCTACACCGCGCAGTTCCACAATCCGTTCGCCGCGGACAAGCAGATGTCCTACGACCAGAGCCGCGCCGAGGGCTTCGACGCGACGGTGCGGGCCATGACGGACATGAACAACCGCTGCCCGTTGACCAGTTACGTGCTGGTCGGTTTCTCGCAGGGCGCGGTGATCGCCGGTGACATCGCCAGCGATATCGGCAACGGCCGCGGCCCGGTCGACGAGGATCTGGTGCTCGGGGCGGTGCTGATCGCCGACGGTCGTCGTCAGCCCGGCGTCGGTCAGGACGTCGGCCCCAACGCGCCGGGCCAGGGTGCGGAGATCACCCTGGACGAGGTCCCGATGCTGGGTGAGCTGGGTCTGGACATGACCGGTCCGCGTTCGGGCGGTTTCGGGATGCTCAACAACCGCGTCTTCGAGATATGTGCCGCGGGCGACCTGATCTGTTCGGCGCCCGAGTCGGCCTTCAACATCACCCAGTTGCCTCGGACGCTCGAGGTGCTCAGCGGCGGCGCCGGCCAGCCGATCCACGCGATGTACAACACGCCGCAATTCTGGAATCTCGATGGTGCCTCTGCCCCGCAGTGGACACTGGGTTGGGCGCAGAGTGTGATCGATAACGCCCCGCGCCCGAAACATGGCTGA
- the fadD32 gene encoding long-chain-fatty-acid--AMP ligase FadD32 — MGFHNPFLKDGLIKFPDNGSVVKHVEKWAKVRGDKVAYRFLDFSVERDGVARELNWADFGARNRAIAARLQQVTQPGDRVAILCPQNLEYVVAMYGTLYSGRIAVPLFDPNEPGHVGRLHAVLDDCHPSAILTTTEAAEGVRKFFRTRPAKERPRVIAVDAVPDEVGGTWEQVPVTADTIAYLQYTSGSTRVPTGVQITHLNLATNIVQIIEALDGEEGDRGLSWLPFFHDMGLITAMLAPMLGHYITFMTPAAFVRRPGRWIREMSRKPEDTGGVISVAPNFAFDHAAARGVPKDDEPPLDLSVVKCILNGSEPISAATVQRFNDAFAPYGFKPQAIKPSYGLAEATLFVSTTPMGDHPRIVSVDRAALNTGTFVEVAPDSPTAVAQAGAGKVGIAEWAVIVDGESATELPDGQIGEVWISGQNMGTGYWGKEEETRQTFQNILKSRTSPSHAEGATDDATWVRTGDLGAFHDGELFITGRVKDLVIIDGRNHYPQDLEYSAQEATKALRVGYVAAFSVPANQLPDEVFENAHAGLKRDPDDSSEQLVIVGERAPGAHKLDMGPIADDIRTAIAMRHGVTVRDVLLTAAGAIPRTSSGKIGRRACRAAYLDGSLRAGKIPNDFPDEKD, encoded by the coding sequence ATGGGGTTCCACAACCCGTTCCTGAAAGACGGACTGATCAAGTTCCCCGACAACGGCAGCGTGGTCAAGCACGTCGAGAAGTGGGCCAAGGTCCGTGGCGACAAGGTCGCCTACCGATTCCTCGACTTCTCCGTCGAACGCGACGGTGTGGCGCGCGAGCTGAACTGGGCGGATTTCGGCGCACGTAACCGCGCGATCGCCGCTCGTTTGCAGCAGGTCACCCAGCCGGGCGACCGCGTGGCGATCCTGTGCCCGCAGAACCTCGAGTACGTGGTCGCGATGTACGGCACGCTGTACTCGGGCCGCATCGCGGTGCCACTGTTCGACCCCAACGAGCCCGGTCACGTCGGGCGATTGCACGCCGTCCTGGACGACTGCCACCCGTCGGCCATCCTCACCACCACCGAGGCCGCGGAGGGTGTGCGCAAGTTCTTCCGCACCAGGCCCGCCAAGGAGCGCCCGCGCGTCATCGCCGTCGACGCAGTGCCCGACGAGGTCGGCGGCACCTGGGAGCAGGTGCCCGTCACCGCCGACACGATCGCCTACCTGCAGTACACCTCCGGGTCGACCCGCGTCCCGACCGGCGTGCAGATCACCCACCTCAACCTGGCCACCAACATCGTCCAGATCATCGAGGCACTCGACGGCGAGGAAGGTGACCGCGGCCTGTCGTGGCTGCCGTTCTTCCACGACATGGGGTTGATCACGGCGATGCTGGCGCCGATGCTCGGGCACTACATCACGTTCATGACCCCGGCCGCGTTCGTTCGCAGGCCCGGCCGCTGGATTCGGGAGATGTCACGCAAGCCAGAGGACACCGGTGGGGTGATCTCGGTGGCTCCGAACTTCGCTTTCGATCACGCCGCCGCGCGCGGGGTGCCCAAGGACGATGAGCCGCCGCTGGACCTGTCGGTCGTCAAATGCATCCTCAACGGCAGCGAGCCGATCTCGGCCGCGACCGTGCAGAGGTTCAATGACGCGTTCGCGCCGTACGGTTTCAAGCCACAGGCCATCAAGCCGTCTTACGGACTGGCCGAAGCGACGTTGTTCGTCTCGACCACGCCGATGGGTGACCACCCCCGGATCGTCTCCGTCGACCGCGCCGCGCTGAACACCGGCACCTTCGTCGAGGTCGCCCCCGATTCGCCGACCGCCGTGGCGCAGGCCGGTGCGGGCAAGGTGGGCATCGCGGAGTGGGCCGTGATCGTCGACGGCGAATCCGCCACCGAGCTCCCCGACGGACAGATCGGTGAGGTCTGGATCAGCGGCCAGAACATGGGCACCGGCTACTGGGGCAAGGAAGAAGAGACTCGCCAGACCTTCCAGAACATCCTGAAGTCGCGGACCAGCCCGTCGCACGCCGAGGGCGCGACAGACGACGCGACGTGGGTGCGCACCGGTGACCTCGGCGCGTTCCACGACGGCGAGCTGTTCATCACCGGCCGCGTGAAGGATCTGGTCATCATCGACGGCCGTAACCACTATCCGCAGGACCTGGAGTACTCCGCGCAGGAGGCGACCAAGGCGCTGCGCGTGGGATACGTGGCGGCGTTCTCGGTGCCGGCCAACCAGCTTCCCGACGAGGTGTTTGAAAACGCGCATGCCGGTCTCAAGCGCGATCCCGACGATTCGTCGGAGCAGTTGGTGATCGTCGGCGAACGCGCGCCCGGCGCGCACAAGCTGGACATGGGGCCGATCGCCGACGACATCCGCACCGCCATCGCCATGCGTCACGGTGTCACCGTGCGCGACGTGCTGCTCACCGCGGCAGGTGCGATTCCGCGCACCTCCAGCGGCAAGATCGGCCGGCGGGCCTGCCGCGCGGCGTATCTGGACGGCAGTCTGCGCGCGGGCAAGATCCCCAATGATTTCCCCGACGAAAAAGACTGA
- the pks13 gene encoding polyketide synthase Pks13 (Pks13 is a key enzyme in mycolic acid biosynthesis.), which translates to MADTQDDSQQQPETPSPDFEAAAARTDISVPELREWMRNWVANATNTSPDSVNESAPLIELGMASRDAVAMASDIEDYTGVVVTATMAFRHPTIESLATVIVEGEPEPEFTGDEDWSRTVDEGRTNIAIIGIGTRFPGDLNTPDEMWRALLEGRDAISDLPEGRWSEFTSEPRIAERVKKARTRGGYLSDIKGFDAEFFALSKMEADNIDPQQRMALELTWEALEHARIPASSLRGENVGVFIGSSVNDYMFMSVADPSVAHPYAITGNSSAVIANRVSYFYDFRGPSMAIDTACSSSLVAVNEGIKALRAGDADVVVAGGVNALITPLVTLGFDEVGGVLAPDGRIKSFSQDADGYARSEGGGMVVLKRLEDARRDGDDILAVIAGGAVNHDGRSNGMLAPNPDAQEAVLRKAYKDAGIDPRTVDYVEAHGTGTILGDPIEADALGRVIGRGRPVDKPALLGAVKSNVGHLESAAGAASLAKMALALKYDKLPPSINYTGPNPYIDFERERLKVNDVVSDWPRYSGIAIAGVSGFGFGGANAHLVLRQVLPTDLIEPEPEEAPVAVTAAPEKPAVYVGGVLVEDDDEDNDYGDVERDPEFYGATTEAEHELPGLTDEALRLLEIVREELEAEQAENPVKPIVPLAVSGFLTSRKKATAAELADWIESPAGQGTSLEAIGRSLSRRNHGRSRAVILAHDHDEAVKGLRAIADGKPNPLVVSSDGPVTNGPVWVLAGFGAQHRKMGKSLYLRNETFAEWINKVDAYVQDERGYSVVELILDDSKDYGIETTQTVIFAIQVALGELLKAHGAKPGAVVGQSLGEAAAAYFSGGLSLEDATRTICSRAHLMGEGEAMLFGEYIRLMALVEYSTDEIKTVFSDFPDLEVCVYAAPTQTVIGGPPEQVDAIIARAESEGRFARKFQTKGASHTQQMDPLLGELAAEIQGIEPHPLQTAYFSTVHEGQLIRAGGEPIHDVDYWKKGLRHSVYFTHGIRNAVDNGHTTFLELAPNPVALMQVGLTTASAGLHDAQLIATLARKQDEVDSMTTAMAHLFVYGHDLDFRTLFERGDYAAIPPTRFKRKPHWLDVHFAGDSAAILPGGHVATPDGRHVWEYAPRGATDLVTLVKTAAAQVLPDAKITAFEQRAVPADDARLVTTLTRHPGGATVQVHARSDNGAESSFTLVYDAVVTRGGQTAALPVASGAATVAEQVSTAQPVEEEQDDVAILQDNLTAGAGLAASFAKWSPDTGETIGQRLGAIVGGAMGYEPEDLPWEVPLIELGLDSLMAVRIKNRVEYDFDLPPIQLTAVRDANLYAVEKLIQYAIEHRDEVDQLAESQKGQTAEEIAAAQAELMGGATTVAELEAKLAEAGHPIATEATEAAEATQTGAAEAIATDAVESQVAPTIPPPPTDPRGPSASGPSQSTVAAASKVLTQEAVTEALGSDVPPRDAAERVTFATWAIVTGKSPGGIFNELPTVDDDTAAKIAERLTERVDEGTVTADDVRGAGTIEELSTTVRDYLEGGKVDGFVRTLRAPQEGSDDIPVFVFHAAGGSTVVYEPLLKRLPATTPMYGIERVEGSIEERASEYVPKLLEINGDRPFVLAGWSLGGVLAYACAIGLKKAGADVRFVGLIDAVRPGEPILQTKEETRKRWDRYARFAERTFNVEVPEIPYEELEALDDEGQVRFVLDVVSQSGVQIPGGIIEHQRTSYLDQRAIDLAEIQPYDGHVTLYMADRYHDDAIYFEPAYATRKPDGGWGEFVSELEVVPIGGEHIQAIDEPYIAKVGAHMSEALNRIESQEK; encoded by the coding sequence ATGGCTGACACACAAGACGATTCGCAGCAGCAACCCGAGACCCCGTCTCCCGACTTCGAGGCCGCGGCTGCGCGCACTGACATCTCGGTGCCCGAGCTGCGCGAGTGGATGCGCAACTGGGTGGCCAACGCGACGAACACGTCGCCGGACTCCGTCAACGAGTCGGCGCCGCTGATCGAGTTGGGCATGGCCTCCCGCGACGCCGTCGCGATGGCCAGCGATATCGAGGACTACACGGGCGTCGTCGTCACCGCGACCATGGCGTTCCGGCATCCCACCATCGAGTCGCTCGCGACGGTCATCGTCGAGGGTGAGCCCGAGCCGGAGTTCACCGGCGATGAGGACTGGTCACGCACCGTCGACGAGGGCCGCACCAACATCGCGATCATCGGCATCGGCACGCGCTTCCCCGGTGACCTCAACACTCCGGACGAGATGTGGCGCGCGCTGCTCGAGGGCCGCGACGCGATCAGCGATCTGCCCGAGGGCCGGTGGTCGGAATTCACCAGCGAGCCCCGCATCGCCGAGCGGGTGAAGAAGGCACGTACCCGCGGCGGTTACCTCTCGGACATCAAGGGCTTCGACGCCGAGTTCTTCGCGTTGTCGAAGATGGAGGCCGACAACATCGATCCGCAGCAGCGGATGGCGCTCGAATTGACGTGGGAGGCGTTGGAGCACGCCAGGATTCCCGCGTCCAGCCTGCGCGGCGAGAATGTCGGCGTCTTCATCGGCAGCTCGGTCAACGACTACATGTTCATGTCGGTGGCCGACCCCTCGGTGGCGCACCCGTACGCCATCACCGGTAACTCGAGCGCGGTCATCGCGAACCGGGTGTCCTACTTCTACGATTTCCGCGGGCCGTCGATGGCCATCGACACCGCGTGCTCGTCGTCGCTCGTCGCCGTGAACGAGGGCATCAAGGCCCTGCGCGCCGGGGACGCCGACGTCGTGGTGGCCGGCGGTGTCAATGCACTGATCACGCCGTTGGTGACGCTGGGCTTCGACGAGGTCGGCGGCGTGCTGGCGCCGGACGGCCGGATCAAGTCCTTCTCGCAGGACGCCGACGGCTACGCCCGCTCCGAGGGCGGCGGCATGGTCGTGCTCAAGCGTCTCGAGGACGCCCGCCGCGACGGTGACGACATCCTCGCGGTCATCGCCGGCGGCGCCGTCAACCACGACGGCCGTTCGAACGGCATGCTCGCACCGAATCCCGATGCGCAGGAAGCGGTTCTGCGCAAGGCCTATAAGGACGCCGGTATCGATCCGAGGACGGTCGACTACGTCGAGGCCCACGGCACCGGCACCATCCTCGGCGACCCGATCGAGGCCGACGCGCTGGGCCGCGTCATCGGCCGCGGCCGGCCGGTGGACAAGCCCGCGCTGCTCGGTGCGGTGAAATCGAATGTGGGCCACCTGGAATCGGCCGCGGGTGCGGCGAGTCTGGCCAAGATGGCGCTGGCGCTGAAATACGACAAGCTGCCGCCGTCGATCAACTACACCGGGCCCAACCCCTACATCGACTTCGAGCGCGAGCGTCTCAAGGTCAACGACGTCGTCTCCGACTGGCCGCGCTACAGCGGCATCGCCATCGCCGGTGTCTCCGGCTTCGGCTTCGGCGGAGCCAACGCGCACCTGGTGCTGCGCCAGGTGTTGCCGACCGATCTCATCGAGCCCGAGCCCGAGGAGGCGCCCGTCGCCGTCACCGCGGCGCCGGAGAAGCCCGCGGTGTACGTCGGCGGGGTGCTGGTCGAGGACGACGACGAGGACAACGACTACGGCGATGTCGAGCGCGATCCCGAGTTCTACGGTGCGACAACCGAAGCCGAGCATGAGCTGCCCGGTCTGACCGACGAGGCGCTGCGTCTGTTGGAGATCGTGCGCGAGGAACTCGAAGCCGAGCAGGCCGAGAACCCCGTCAAGCCGATCGTGCCACTGGCGGTTTCGGGGTTCCTGACGTCGCGTAAGAAGGCGACGGCGGCCGAGCTCGCGGACTGGATCGAGAGCCCCGCCGGTCAGGGCACGTCGCTGGAGGCCATTGGCCGTTCGCTGTCGCGGCGCAACCACGGGCGTTCGCGCGCAGTGATTCTCGCGCACGACCACGACGAGGCGGTCAAGGGTCTGCGCGCCATCGCCGACGGCAAGCCGAACCCGTTGGTGGTCAGCTCCGACGGTCCAGTGACCAACGGCCCGGTGTGGGTGCTCGCCGGTTTCGGCGCGCAGCACCGCAAGATGGGCAAGAGCCTGTACCTGCGCAACGAGACGTTCGCCGAGTGGATCAACAAGGTCGACGCCTATGTGCAGGACGAGCGCGGTTACTCGGTGGTCGAGCTGATCCTCGACGACTCGAAGGACTACGGCATCGAGACCACCCAGACCGTGATCTTCGCGATCCAGGTGGCGCTCGGTGAGCTGCTGAAGGCGCACGGCGCGAAACCCGGTGCGGTGGTGGGCCAGTCGCTCGGCGAGGCCGCCGCGGCGTACTTCTCCGGCGGGCTCTCGCTGGAGGACGCGACGCGCACCATCTGCTCGCGCGCTCACCTGATGGGCGAGGGCGAGGCCATGCTGTTCGGCGAGTACATCCGTCTGATGGCGCTTGTCGAGTACTCGACCGACGAGATCAAGACCGTCTTCTCCGACTTCCCCGATCTCGAGGTCTGCGTGTACGCCGCGCCGACCCAGACCGTCATCGGCGGTCCGCCGGAGCAGGTCGACGCGATCATCGCGCGCGCCGAGTCCGAGGGCCGGTTCGCGCGCAAGTTCCAGACCAAGGGCGCCAGCCACACCCAGCAGATGGATCCGCTGCTCGGAGAACTCGCCGCCGAGATCCAGGGCATCGAGCCGCACCCGCTGCAGACGGCCTACTTCTCGACTGTGCACGAGGGTCAGCTGATCCGCGCCGGTGGCGAGCCGATCCACGACGTGGATTACTGGAAGAAGGGTCTGCGGCACAGTGTGTACTTCACGCACGGCATCCGCAACGCCGTCGACAACGGGCACACCACGTTCCTGGAGCTGGCCCCGAACCCGGTGGCGCTCATGCAGGTTGGGCTGACGACGGCGAGCGCCGGTCTGCACGACGCCCAACTGATCGCGACCCTGGCCCGCAAGCAGGACGAGGTCGACTCGATGACCACGGCCATGGCGCACCTGTTCGTCTACGGCCACGATCTGGACTTCCGCACGCTCTTTGAACGCGGTGACTACGCCGCGATCCCGCCCACCCGCTTCAAACGCAAGCCGCACTGGCTCGACGTGCACTTCGCCGGTGACAGCGCCGCGATACTGCCCGGCGGTCACGTCGCGACACCGGACGGCAGGCACGTCTGGGAGTACGCGCCTCGCGGTGCCACCGACCTGGTGACACTAGTGAAAACCGCTGCAGCACAGGTGCTTCCGGATGCCAAGATCACGGCGTTCGAGCAACGCGCGGTCCCCGCCGACGATGCGCGGCTGGTCACCACGCTGACCCGCCACCCCGGCGGCGCGACGGTGCAGGTGCATGCGCGCTCCGATAATGGGGCTGAGTCTTCCTTCACTCTCGTGTACGACGCCGTCGTCACCCGTGGGGGCCAGACGGCCGCACTGCCCGTCGCAAGCGGCGCAGCTACTGTCGCGGAGCAGGTCTCGACGGCGCAGCCTGTCGAGGAAGAGCAGGACGACGTCGCGATCCTGCAGGACAACCTCACCGCAGGCGCAGGCCTGGCCGCGAGCTTCGCGAAGTGGTCACCGGACACCGGTGAGACCATCGGTCAGCGGCTCGGCGCGATCGTCGGCGGCGCAATGGGTTACGAGCCCGAGGACCTTCCGTGGGAGGTGCCGCTGATCGAGCTCGGCCTCGACTCGTTGATGGCCGTGCGGATCAAGAACCGCGTCGAGTACGACTTCGACCTGCCGCCGATCCAGTTGACCGCGGTGCGCGACGCCAACCTGTACGCGGTGGAGAAGCTGATCCAGTATGCGATCGAGCACCGCGACGAGGTCGACCAGCTCGCCGAGTCGCAGAAGGGGCAGACCGCCGAGGAGATCGCCGCCGCGCAGGCGGAGTTGATGGGCGGCGCCACGACGGTCGCCGAGCTGGAGGCCAAGCTGGCCGAGGCCGGGCATCCCATCGCCACGGAAGCCACCGAGGCTGCCGAAGCCACGCAGACGGGGGCCGCGGAAGCCATCGCCACGGATGCCGTGGAATCCCAGGTGGCACCGACCATCCCGCCGCCGCCGACCGACCCTCGCGGCCCGTCGGCGTCCGGACCGTCGCAGTCGACGGTGGCCGCCGCGTCCAAAGTGCTGACCCAGGAGGCGGTGACCGAGGCGCTCGGCTCGGACGTGCCGCCGCGCGACGCCGCCGAACGAGTGACGTTCGCAACGTGGGCGATCGTGACCGGTAAGTCCCCGGGCGGCATTTTCAACGAGCTCCCGACCGTCGACGACGACACCGCGGCCAAGATCGCCGAACGCCTCACCGAGCGCGTCGACGAGGGCACCGTCACCGCCGACGACGTGCGTGGCGCCGGGACGATCGAAGAGCTGTCCACCACCGTCAGGGATTACCTGGAGGGCGGCAAGGTCGACGGCTTCGTGCGCACCCTGCGGGCCCCGCAAGAGGGGTCAGACGACATCCCGGTGTTCGTGTTCCACGCCGCCGGCGGATCGACGGTGGTGTACGAGCCGCTGCTGAAGCGGCTGCCCGCAACCACTCCGATGTATGGCATCGAGCGCGTGGAGGGCTCGATCGAGGAGCGCGCCAGCGAATATGTGCCCAAGCTGCTGGAGATCAACGGCGACCGTCCGTTCGTGCTGGCCGGCTGGTCACTGGGTGGTGTGCTGGCCTACGCGTGCGCGATCGGGCTGAAGAAGGCGGGCGCCGACGTGCGCTTCGTCGGCCTCATCGACGCGGTGCGGCCCGGGGAACCGATCCTGCAGACCAAGGAGGAAACCCGCAAGCGCTGGGACCGCTATGCACGGTTCGCCGAGCGCACCTTCAATGTCGAGGTGCCCGAGATCCCGTACGAGGAGCTCGAGGCGCTCGACGACGAGGGTCAGGTGAGATTCGTGCTGGACGTCGTGAGCCAGAGCGGGGTGCAGATCCCCGGCGGCATCATCGAGCACCAGCGCACGTCGTACCTGGATCAGCGGGCCATCGACCTCGCGGAGATCCAGCCCTACGACGGCCACGTGACGTTGTACATGGCCGACCGCTACCACGACGACGCGATCTACTTCGAGCCCGCGTACGCCACCCGCAAACCGGACGGCGGCTGGGGCGAGTTCGTGTCGGAGCTGGAGGTGGTGCCCATCGGGGGCGAGCACATCCAGGCCATCGACGAGCCGTACATTGCCAAGGTCGGCGCACACATGAGCGAGGCGCTCAACCGCATCGAGTCTCAGGAGAAGTAG